The genomic stretch TGAGCGTTTACAAAGAGTTAAGCGAAGACTACAGGGTTCTGCCCCTCCACAGCAGGTTTACCTACGGCGACAGGGAAGCAAAGGAAAAGGCTCTCCTGGAACGGATGTCCGATTATGACTTCGTCGTTGCAACGCAGGTCGTGGAGGTCTCCCTTGACGTCAGCTTCTCGACGATACTGACGGAACCTGCTCCCTTGGACGCGCTAATACAGCGCTTCGGGAGAGTGAACAGGCAGGGTTGGAGAGAAGGGAGGATCGAAGATGTCTACGTCCTGACCAAAGGTTCCGAGGCCGATAGGAAAATCTACAAGCCATACAAGATCGTTGAAGAGAGTGTGAAGATACTTCAGGAATTGGATGGGAATGAACTAAGGGAATCGAAGATTTCAGAGCTTGTAAGTCAGGTTTATCTTCCAGTATCGAGCAAACTTGAGCGGGAAGTCGAGGACTACAGGGAGAGGGCCCTTGAAGTTTTCAGGAGCGTGAAGCCTATGATGAAAGGAGAAGACGAGCAGAGGTTCTATGAGATGTTCAATGGCCTCGAAGCGGTTCCAGGTGTTTACCAGGGAAGGGTAAGCGAACTGCTCGACAGGAAAATGGGTATGGAAGTGCACCGCTATCTCACTCCGATTCCAATGTGGCTCTACTACGCCGAGAGGGAAAACTTCCACAGGCTCTCTGATAAGAGGCCGGGAAGATACATCCTCGTTGCTGAGCTTGAGTACAACCCAGAAACCGGCCTTCTAAGAATTCCAGTAAAGGGAGGAGATATGCTTTGATTGATTACACCAAAAACTATAAAATTCACCACACTAAATACTGTTACAGGTGAAGGTGTAATGAAGCCGCCCTTCGTCTACGGGAGAAAGGTAGGCAGGGAGCACTTTGCGGACAGGGAAGAAGAGCTTGAAAAGCTCAAAATAGCCGTAACGAGCGGTCAGAACGTTATCATATACTCCCCGAGGCGCTATGGAAAGAGCTCCCTCGTGAGCATTGCCCTGGACGAACTTGGGGAGAAAGTGTATCCGATAGAAGTTGACTGCTCGGGAATCCTAACCAAGAAAGAGCTCGCCGAGAGAATAAGCTCGGCAGCGATAAGAACGTGGAAAGGCCGAGTGGAGGAGTTCCTGAGGAGGCTGTTTAAAACAACAACGCCCAGAATTACCATCGGGAAAAGACTCGGCGTGGAGTTCATTGTGGGGGAGGAAAACACCGCCTTCGAAGAGGCTCTAAAGTTGCCAAAGCGTCTCGCGGAGATCACGGGAAAGAGGGTCGTGGTCGTTTTCGATGAATTCCAGGAAGTGAGCAACCTCGGAAAAGACGTCCTCCCGAAGATGCGCGCTGAGTTCCAGAAACATAAGGAAGTAACCTACGTCTTCGTGGGGAGCAAGCAGGGGATGATGCGCGAGATATTCCAGTCCCCTCGCAGTCCGTTCTACAATTTTGGGATGCACATGATCCTCAGGAGAATCCCGGAGGAGAAGTTCAGGCCCTTCATAGAAAACAAATTCAGAGAGAGCGGGCTTAAGATTGACGACGGGCTAATAGAATCTGTGCTGGGGATAACCAAGGGACATCCCCACTACACGCAGATGCTGTGCTACCGGCTGTGGTTGAACGCCATCCTCTCGAAAAGGGGGCATATATCCAGAGAAGACCTAGAGAAAGCGGTTGAAGAGATACTTAACGAAACAAGCGAGTTCTTTGAGGAGGTATGGGACTCCCTGACAATTAACCAGCGGAGACTCCTCGTTGCGATAGCGCGGAATGAGAGCGACTTCTACTCAAGGGACTTTCTTAATCGGTACGGTTTTGAAAGAACTTCAACGGTTCAGGCGGCGTTGAAGGCCCTTAAAGAAAAGGAGCTGATAGTGCGGGAAAACGGAAGATACTTGATAGAAAATCCCCTCTTTGAGCTCTGGATACTTAGGGTAAGCGGGGGCTAGGGATGGAGGGATACCCTCTCACCGATCTCCTCATCCGCGGCACCGAGATCAACTACCTCTTCATCTGCCCCACGAAGCTCTGGTACTTCTCGAAGGGCATCACCATGGAGCAGGAGAGCGAGTGGGTTGACCTTGGTAAATTTTTCCACGAGAGGCGCTATGCCAGCGAGGAGAAGGAAGTTCGGGTCGGCAGCATAAAGATAGACTTCATCCGGAGGGGGGACACCATAGAAGTCCACGAAGTCAAGCTCGGGAAGGCGATGGAGAAGGCCCACGAAATGCAGGCGCTTTACTACCTTTACTATCTCAAGAGGCTCGGCATCAAGGCAAAAGCGGTTCTCCACTACCCGAAGCTCAACGAGACGAAGGAGATAACCCTTGACGGCAGGGAGGAGGAAGTGGAGGCGGCAATTCTGGAAGTTCAAAGGATAGAATCACTCCCAGCTCCACCAGAGCCGGTGAAATCAAGGAAATGTAAAAAGTGCGCCTACTACGAGCTGTGCTGGGTTTGAGTAGTAGAAACTCTAATATAGCAGATATACTAACTTACTAGTAAGGAGGCAATACTATGCCTGTGACAAAAGTAACCCGAAACTATCAGATAACGCTCCCCGCAGAAATTAGAAAAGCTCTCGGAATTAAGGAGGGAGAGCTGCTTGAGGTTGAGCTTGAGGGAGAAAGGATAGTGATAAAACGTTTCAGAAGAGAACGTCCAACCCTCAAGCTTGGCAGGCCAATTACCCCTGAGGAAATCGAGAGAGGTATCCAGGAGGGTATGGAGGAATGCATGCAGTGATCGACACCAACGTTTTGATTTATGACACCTTCTCGGATAATCCCTTCCATGAGAACGGCCGGATGCTTCTGGAGTCCCTTGATAAATGGTACATCCCCTCGCTTGTACTCCAGGAATACCTCTGGTTCTTTAAGAGGGAAAAGAAGTCTCTTCAGACAGCTAAGAAAATGATCGAATGGTACATATCTGACCCGAGATTCCGGGGTCTGGAGATGAGTCATGAAATCATACTTCACGCCCTCAAGATACTTCAGGATTACAACCGATCCTTAAGCCATATTAACGATGCCATAATCCTTTCCCATGCCGTTTTAAAGGGGTTTCCACTTGCCACTTTTGACGTCAAACTAAGAAAGCTGGCCCAAACGGTCGGCATCAACGTTTTACCCGAATACGTAAGGTGATAGCATGAGAAAGCGCTCCCTCACCCTCTTTTCCAACGGGAACCTCTTCCGGAGGGAGAACACGCTCTACTTCGAGAACGCTCAGGGGAGGAAGCCTCTGGCAGTTGAAGGCATCTACGACATCTACGTTTACGGCCACGTGAACATAAGCTCCCAGGCCCTCCATTTTCTGGCGCAGAAGAGGATAGCGGTGCACTTCTTCAACCACTACGGCTTTTATGATGGGAGCTTTTACCCCAAAGAGAAGCTCCACTCCGGAGACCTGGTCATCAAGCAGGCCGAGCACTACCTCGACCGGGAAAAGCGGCTTGAGCTAGCGAGACTCTTCGTCAAGGGCTCTGCCCTCAACATGGAGAGGAATTTGAAGCGCTGGAAGGTCGCTGATGGATTTTCGGAGCTTCTGGACGAGTTCTTTGAAGAACTTGAGAATGCGAAAAAGATAACCGACGTCATGAACGTCGAGGCGAGGATAAGGGCGGAATACTACTCGCGCTGGGACGATCATCTGCCAGAGGGATTCAGGATAGTCAAGCGGACGAGAAGGCCGCCGGGGAACGAGATGAACGCGCTGATAAGCTTCCTTAATTCGAGGCTCTACGCCACCGTAGTGAGCGAGCTCTACAACACCCAGCTGGTTCCGACGGTGAGCTACCTCCACGAGCCCGATGAGAGGCGCTTCTCTTTAGCGCTAGACTTAAGCGAGATATTCAAGCCGATAATAGCCGACAGAATAGCGACGCGCCTCGTGAAGCAGGGGATAATCAGGAAGGAACACTTTAGGAGCGAGCTTAACGGCGTTCTGCTGACTAAGGAGGGGATGAGGACAGTTCTAGAGCACTACAACAAGGAGCTTAGTAAGAGTGTAAAACACCCCAGCCTTAAAAAGAACGTCACGAAGCAGAGGCTGATAAGGCTTGAGGCGTACAAGCTGATCAAACACCTCGTCGGGGTTAAGGATTACGAGCCTCTAGTGGCGTGGTTTTGAGGCGTTCAGTGCTAGGCAAACGGAGAGACAAGTGTTAAGCTAGGCCCCAAAAACTGCCCGGAGAGAGTCATGTCCTGGGAGATGGCTACAAGTGTTTAGATTTTTCTAAACGAATGTTCGTTCCTTATTAAACATGAATTAAACGTAAAGCTTAAATCCAGCAATGTCTCTACCTCTGCTGAGGTGAACACCGTGACTGAGTACGAAGGCATAGTGAAGATGCTGAGGTTCTTTGTGCAGACGAGGAACTTCAGCTATGTGGACAGGATTGGGAACGCACTGAATCCAGAACCTGTCGAGGTAGCGCTTCTTGAGGCTCTCAGAGCATTCAGGTCGATTAGAGAAAGTGCCTCCGTCGATGAAAATGGGGGAAGGTACATCGAGAAAGATGGCAATAAGATCCTCCTGCCTGGCATTCCAAGCGGTGAAGAGGTGATGGGGTTTCTCAAAGATGTCCGCTCGGATACGGGAGTTGCCAAACTCGTGGCGACCCTCGCCCTCGCGTATCCTTCGAAGAAAGAAAACTCCGGAGGTGATGTGTGATGTTCTTGAGCGTTGGAGTTAGGTTTGAGGCCAACGTCGAGGCCCTCAACATGGTCGAAACCGCCGGAAACTACGGCAAGCACAGGCGCGTTCCCTACTTAGTCGAGGAAGACGGAAGGCTAAAGACGGTCTACGTCCCAGCCATGAGCGGTGAGAGCCTGGCCCATGCCTACCAAGAGCATCTCGTTAATGAGGCCCTCTCCGCAGATCTGCCGGTCTGCGATGACTGCTGGAGGATGGAGTTCTACAAGTCCATGAACAAGGTTCATCTTAAGAAGAAGGTTGATCCGATTCCAGACGATCCCAAGAAGATCGAAGAGGCCATCGTAAAGGCCTGCGTCGTTGAAGATGTCGGCGGCTTCCTTTATGCCGAGAAACCACCAGTTAGGAGGAGCTCAGCCTTCCAGGTAAGCTACGCCCTTCCAGTCAAGTCGGTCGCTCTATTCGCCACTTCCGAGCCGCAGCTCCACGCCAGGCACGCCCAGATGGACGCATCGAGCAAAAAGGGCAACGCCTCCGAGCAGATGATATACTACGTCGAAACCGGAACCGCGCTCTACGGTTTCACCTTCAACCTCGACCTCGATGCGGTAGGCGTAAGCGCGATAACCTCGAAGCCAATACTCGATGAGAACGAAATTAAGAAGAGACGCGAAGCATCACTAAAGGCACTCTTCAGGATGCTTTCCTCAGGCCAGTTTGGGGCCAAGCTCTCCCGCTTCTTCCCGGTTGGAGGCATAACCGAGCTCGTTGTGTCAGTTACGGAGCACCCATTCGTCGTCACCTCGCCGATTTACGATGACTACCTAGAGAAAACCCAGAGAAGGTTAAAGGTCCTTGAGAGCTTTGGAGAAGAGTACCTATTCACGGCCGCCACGGGCGAAAAGGTTCCCGAAGAGGCCCTGAAGGAAGCGATTGACTACCTCCATGAGAAGGGAGCCTTCTGAGGTGGTTCCCTTGACTTTATTTTTGAAAGTTAAGCTGAGGCCCACGGGAGTAATAGCCCTCCGCGCCCTCCCCCAGAGCAAGATGAGAACGGCGCTTCGCTACGTTCCACCCACCACACTGATAGGGGCAATAGCGTATCCACTCCTCCATATCAGTGGCGACAGGAGGGAGACCATTTACGAGAGGAAAACCTTCAAGAGCAAAGCGGAATCCGCAATGGGCCTCTTCAAATGGACCACCATCAAGACAGAGAGCAAACCAAAGCTCTATGGTTCTCTATTGAAGATTAACACAATTTATCAACGTGAGAAAAAAGTTCAGAGTGCGGTAACCTCGTTCCCCTTCGCGGTGCTGTACGGTGAATCCAGCAACTCGCTAACGGTCGTGTATCTTATCGATGAAGAAGCTCTCTCTGAGAGCACCTACAGCACGAAAGACCTGGAGAGGGCCGCGTGGGGAATAACGAGGCTCGGCTCAAGGGAATCAGTAGTCAGCGCCGAAGACGTGAATAGAGGGAAAGCAAAGATTCAAGAAGTCAATGAAGCCAAAACGAAGTACGCCTTTCCCTTTAAAGGCGTTGATATTCGCGGGAAAGGAACACTCCAGACGGTCGTTGACTGGCGCTCGGGAATCGGCGACTATTCCAACGCTAGGCGCATTGTAATGTTCTATCCAGAAGGAAGAGTTGAAGTCCAGGGGAAGCTGTCGATTGCAGAGTTAGACGGGGAGGTGATCATCCTTGCTTCTTGAGGCCCTCGCAAGCTATCCCTACGAAGGCCTGACCAGGGAACTACTTGCATTGGGCATGTCATGGGTTGTAATGGAGACGGGACTTGAGCCCGACGAAGAAGAGCTCTCCGATGCATTGGAGGGCGCGCTGAACTCCCTCGGAAGCAGGGTGAAGATCCACACCTCAAAGATGGGCCGAAACGACAGGAGTTCCTTCGATAAGGTTCTACAGGCCTGGTTCGGTAGGAGTGCTCCCGAAACCTATGGGGAGCTCTTTGAGCTTGTGGCCAGTGAGACCATAAAACTGCTCCGGGAGGGTAAAATCGATCCCAGGGAGTCCCTATCCACTATAAAAACGGACAAAAATGGGACTTATCTTGGGGTGGCATACAAGGGAGAGCAGGCCATTTTGCCGGCAATAATCAAACAACCAGAGTACTACGAGCGCCAGAGTGGGTTCTTAAGCCCAACAACCGGCCAAAAAGCCCAGATACGTATGGATCCGCTGTGGTTCTCTTTCATAGCCCTCGGCTTTTTCACGAGCTTCGCAGGATTCATAGGAGGAAAGTACTACCTGATGACAAAGCCAGGGATTGAGGGCTTCTGGCCCCACGAGGTTGAGAAGGTTATTGAGAAGGGCCTCCTTTTACTAACGGGTGCCGGAGCATCGGGCAGAATTTCCCTGAGTACTGAGGAGCTCTACGAGATGAAGCTGGCGATGAAGCTCGCCGAGGAAGGGAAAAACGTCGTCGAAGAAGTCTATCCAGTAACTCTGCACCTGATAAGCCTTGAGGGCCAGGTTTATACCGAGCTTAAGACCGTACAGCTCAATTTAGCCGGACTGAGCGAGTACATGAAGGAATATTTGAACAGGGTAGGAGCAGTCACCATCGGGGGTCTCCCCCTCCTCGTGGAGCTCAAGGATGGAAAAGCCACGATCCAGAAGTACCCCCTCTGGGCCCTTGTGGACATTGCAGAAAAGGAGCTCCGAAAGGGCGTCAACGGCGATGGCGAGATGCTGGCGTATATCTTCGTCAAAGATCTGTACAGGGCCATCAACAGCGGAAGAAAAGAGGTGATCAGAGACGCCGTTTTCAGGCTGTTCCGTCAGGGCAGGGCTCTCTTGGAGGGCAGCGGGAGAGCGAGCGGGGAGTTTCGGAAGGTCATGAGAACGTTTATGTGGCAGGAACACCTGGAGGTGCTCCTTTGAAAGCTTTTAAGAAGGCACTACAGAAGCTCGCAGAGGCAAAGAGATTCAGGCCAGAGAAAAGGCCACTGCTCGAGGAGGCTTTTCATCTTATCACCTCCTCGGAGAATCCCCCTTTTTTAATCCTGCAAGCCCCTACCGGTTATGGGAAGACGCTCCTCAGCTTTGCTCTGACCGTTCATTCCCTCCGAGATGCCTCCATCTTTGACAGGGTGATTCACGTTCTCCCGATGCGTTCAATAATCGAGGACATCCAGAAAACTGCAGATGAGGCATTTGGCTTCTCCAGAACCAAGATGATGGGTTCGAGCGGCGAGTTTCTCCATCTCTTCCCACTCAATATAACCACCGCTGACACCTTCACCCGGGATCTGCTGAAGCTCAACACGAAGAAGAGACACCGGATTAAAGCGGGTAGGGAGTTTGGCTACGATTATTTGACTCAGGCCTCGATACTGACGTCGCTTGTAATCTTCGATGAAGCTCACTTCCTCCTTGAAGATGCATCAATGGTGACCGCGTTTCTGGCCATTGTTGAGTTTCTCACCTCCCAAAAGATCCCCATCGTGGTCATGACGGCCACCCTCTCAGAGGCCCACGGAAAAATCTTTGAGAAATACGCAAAGAAAAACGGCTACGACTTCCATGTTCTGTCTCCCAAAGAGGATGACCCCTTCATAGAGAGGGAGCTGAAAAAAGATATCGAGATAATGTTTGATTCGGGAAATCCACTCAATTTCATAGAGCCCGGAAAGAAAAACGCGATTATAGTGAACTCGGTTAAAAGGGCCGTCGAGCTGTTTAATAAAGCCAGAAACAACCCGGATATCTGGCCTGAAGGCAGAAGAATTATGCTAATCCACGGCAGGATGACACCAAGCCACAAACGAGAGCTCATCAAACGCCTTAGGGAATGGAAAAACGAGGGAAATTTCCTCCTCATCGGAACACAGGCGGTTGAGGCTGGTGTTGATTTTTCAGTTGACCTCATGGTAACCGATAGAGCCCCCATAAATTCCCTCCTCCAGCGATTTGGTAGAGTGGCCAGGTATGGAAGCGAGATGAAGGCTGAGATAATCGTCCTTGAAGACGCCCCCTGCGGACCATACCTAGGGGATAAAGTCGAAAGGACAGTAAAATTAATGAAGGAACATCAGATCCTTCCAAGGGTGCCAGACACTTACCAGGCAATAGTCACGGAGGTTCATGGGAAAAAACCGGTTTCTATCACCAGGAACGTCAACCGGGAGCTTAAGGGGAGACTGTTCAGACTTATGGTAGATCCAACCAAGAGGGCCCCTCAAGTTCTGAGCACTATAGAGAGCTTAACAGCCAGTGGAACCCCAATCATGAGGGGCTTCCTGATTCCGCTTTCAGTAGGGGATGAGGCCGTGCTGATAACTCCCTCCAAGCTGGTGGAACTTTACTCCAAGAGAAGAGTAGAGATTAATGGTTGGAAAGGCGGGATACAAAGCCTGAAAGACGCGTATAACATAGCAAAATCCATCGCGCTCGGGGAGGAAGTTGATGTTGTTTTCATGGGTGAATACGACTGGGAGCGTGGTATCCCATGAGTGCGTGTGCATTTTTTGAGACTGGGGTCTGTGTAGAAAAGATGGAAGATCACATAAAGAGGGGCCTTGAGATCATCGAGGGGCTGTACCTTCGCAGGGATTACGGCGCATTTCTTGCACAGGTTCTGAGGGTCGAGCAAAAATTCGCCGAGGAACTCCTGAGGAAGGCCTACGCCCTCCACGATGTTGGAAAGTGCCTTGAGGAGTTCCAGAAGAGGCGGGAAAAGTTCGGGTTCCATGAGTTCTACTCCGCCCTTATAGCGAGAGACGTCTTCAAAAAATACGGAGAAACCGGGGAAATAGCGTCCATTGCAATACTTCTCCACCACCACGATTGGGTCAGGAGTGGAAGCCCCAAAAAGCCAAATAATCTCAGACTTTGCGAGGACTGTCTGTCTCTTATCAAAGAACTGTCGGGAGAAAGACTCCCTCCAAAGATTCCATGGGAAGAGTGGATTGAGTTCAACAGTGGAGTGGAGAAAGTATTCAGGAAAAACCTGAAAGGCGTCTATTCACTTCTGCTTCCCCTGACGGTAGCTGACAATTACGCCGCAGCAACCAATAGGGGAGGAAAGAAAAGCCTCCTTGGGCGGGAGATCTTTGAGGTTCTAAATGTAAGGGGGTGGAACCTTGCTCGTGGTCTTTCCGGTGGGCTTTGACGAGAAGTTCATCGTCAGGGCACTGGTGAGAAAGAGAGAGGGCGTAGATGGCCTCGAAGCTGGCGATAGGCTTCTGGCGATAGTTCCTGAGGGATACCAGAAGGAGCCGAGGACGGTTAATGCCATCACCGCAATAA from Thermococcus celericrescens encodes the following:
- a CDS encoding AAA family ATPase; its protein translation is MKPPFVYGRKVGREHFADREEELEKLKIAVTSGQNVIIYSPRRYGKSSLVSIALDELGEKVYPIEVDCSGILTKKELAERISSAAIRTWKGRVEEFLRRLFKTTTPRITIGKRLGVEFIVGEENTAFEEALKLPKRLAEITGKRVVVVFDEFQEVSNLGKDVLPKMRAEFQKHKEVTYVFVGSKQGMMREIFQSPRSPFYNFGMHMILRRIPEEKFRPFIENKFRESGLKIDDGLIESVLGITKGHPHYTQMLCYRLWLNAILSKRGHISREDLEKAVEEILNETSEFFEEVWDSLTINQRRLLVAIARNESDFYSRDFLNRYGFERTSTVQAALKALKEKELIVRENGRYLIENPLFELWILRVSGG
- the cas4 gene encoding CRISPR-associated protein Cas4, whose translation is MEGYPLTDLLIRGTEINYLFICPTKLWYFSKGITMEQESEWVDLGKFFHERRYASEEKEVRVGSIKIDFIRRGDTIEVHEVKLGKAMEKAHEMQALYYLYYLKRLGIKAKAVLHYPKLNETKEITLDGREEEVEAAILEVQRIESLPAPPEPVKSRKCKKCAYYELCWV
- a CDS encoding AbrB/MazE/SpoVT family DNA-binding domain-containing protein, which produces MPVTKVTRNYQITLPAEIRKALGIKEGELLEVELEGERIVIKRFRRERPTLKLGRPITPEEIERGIQEGMEECMQ
- a CDS encoding PIN domain-containing protein translates to MHAVIDTNVLIYDTFSDNPFHENGRMLLESLDKWYIPSLVLQEYLWFFKREKKSLQTAKKMIEWYISDPRFRGLEMSHEIILHALKILQDYNRSLSHINDAIILSHAVLKGFPLATFDVKLRKLAQTVGINVLPEYVR
- the cas1b gene encoding type I-B CRISPR-associated endonuclease Cas1b; the encoded protein is MRKRSLTLFSNGNLFRRENTLYFENAQGRKPLAVEGIYDIYVYGHVNISSQALHFLAQKRIAVHFFNHYGFYDGSFYPKEKLHSGDLVIKQAEHYLDREKRLELARLFVKGSALNMERNLKRWKVADGFSELLDEFFEELENAKKITDVMNVEARIRAEYYSRWDDHLPEGFRIVKRTRRPPGNEMNALISFLNSRLYATVVSELYNTQLVPTVSYLHEPDERRFSLALDLSEIFKPIIADRIATRLVKQGIIRKEHFRSELNGVLLTKEGMRTVLEHYNKELSKSVKHPSLKKNVTKQRLIRLEAYKLIKHLVGVKDYEPLVAWF
- the csa5 gene encoding type I-A CRISPR-associated protein Csa5; its protein translation is MTEYEGIVKMLRFFVQTRNFSYVDRIGNALNPEPVEVALLEALRAFRSIRESASVDENGGRYIEKDGNKILLPGIPSGEEVMGFLKDVRSDTGVAKLVATLALAYPSKKENSGGDV
- the cas7a gene encoding type I-A CRISPR-associated protein Cas7/Csa2, with the protein product MFLSVGVRFEANVEALNMVETAGNYGKHRRVPYLVEEDGRLKTVYVPAMSGESLAHAYQEHLVNEALSADLPVCDDCWRMEFYKSMNKVHLKKKVDPIPDDPKKIEEAIVKACVVEDVGGFLYAEKPPVRRSSAFQVSYALPVKSVALFATSEPQLHARHAQMDASSKKGNASEQMIYYVETGTALYGFTFNLDLDAVGVSAITSKPILDENEIKKRREASLKALFRMLSSGQFGAKLSRFFPVGGITELVVSVTEHPFVVTSPIYDDYLEKTQRRLKVLESFGEEYLFTAATGEKVPEEALKEAIDYLHEKGAF
- the cas5a gene encoding type I-A CRISPR-associated protein Cas5a; translation: MKVKLRPTGVIALRALPQSKMRTALRYVPPTTLIGAIAYPLLHISGDRRETIYERKTFKSKAESAMGLFKWTTIKTESKPKLYGSLLKINTIYQREKKVQSAVTSFPFAVLYGESSNSLTVVYLIDEEALSESTYSTKDLERAAWGITRLGSRESVVSAEDVNRGKAKIQEVNEAKTKYAFPFKGVDIRGKGTLQTVVDWRSGIGDYSNARRIVMFYPEGRVEVQGKLSIAELDGEVIILAS
- the cas8a2 gene encoding type I-A CRISPR-associated protein Cas8a2/Csx9, which encodes MLLEALASYPYEGLTRELLALGMSWVVMETGLEPDEEELSDALEGALNSLGSRVKIHTSKMGRNDRSSFDKVLQAWFGRSAPETYGELFELVASETIKLLREGKIDPRESLSTIKTDKNGTYLGVAYKGEQAILPAIIKQPEYYERQSGFLSPTTGQKAQIRMDPLWFSFIALGFFTSFAGFIGGKYYLMTKPGIEGFWPHEVEKVIEKGLLLLTGAGASGRISLSTEELYEMKLAMKLAEEGKNVVEEVYPVTLHLISLEGQVYTELKTVQLNLAGLSEYMKEYLNRVGAVTIGGLPLLVELKDGKATIQKYPLWALVDIAEKELRKGVNGDGEMLAYIFVKDLYRAINSGRKEVIRDAVFRLFRQGRALLEGSGRASGEFRKVMRTFMWQEHLEVLL
- the cas3 gene encoding CRISPR-associated helicase Cas3', encoding MKAFKKALQKLAEAKRFRPEKRPLLEEAFHLITSSENPPFLILQAPTGYGKTLLSFALTVHSLRDASIFDRVIHVLPMRSIIEDIQKTADEAFGFSRTKMMGSSGEFLHLFPLNITTADTFTRDLLKLNTKKRHRIKAGREFGYDYLTQASILTSLVIFDEAHFLLEDASMVTAFLAIVEFLTSQKIPIVVMTATLSEAHGKIFEKYAKKNGYDFHVLSPKEDDPFIERELKKDIEIMFDSGNPLNFIEPGKKNAIIVNSVKRAVELFNKARNNPDIWPEGRRIMLIHGRMTPSHKRELIKRLREWKNEGNFLLIGTQAVEAGVDFSVDLMVTDRAPINSLLQRFGRVARYGSEMKAEIIVLEDAPCGPYLGDKVERTVKLMKEHQILPRVPDTYQAIVTEVHGKKPVSITRNVNRELKGRLFRLMVDPTKRAPQVLSTIESLTASGTPIMRGFLIPLSVGDEAVLITPSKLVELYSKRRVEINGWKGGIQSLKDAYNIAKSIALGEEVDVVFMGEYDWERGIP
- a CDS encoding CRISPR-associated endonuclease Cas3''; this translates as MEDHIKRGLEIIEGLYLRRDYGAFLAQVLRVEQKFAEELLRKAYALHDVGKCLEEFQKRREKFGFHEFYSALIARDVFKKYGETGEIASIAILLHHHDWVRSGSPKKPNNLRLCEDCLSLIKELSGERLPPKIPWEEWIEFNSGVEKVFRKNLKGVYSLLLPLTVADNYAAATNRGGKKSLLGREIFEVLNVRGWNLARGLSGGL